Proteins from a genomic interval of Mycobacteriales bacterium:
- the ffh gene encoding signal recognition particle protein — MFDTLSSRLESVFTALRGKGRLSEADIDATAREIRIALLEADVALPVVKNFIAAIKERAAAVAASQALNPAQQVIKIVNEELVGILGGQTHLLRFAKTPPSVVMLAGLQGTGKTTLAGKLGRWLVAQRHSPLLVAADLQRPNAVQQLQVVGERAGVEVFAPEPGSGIGDPVAVARQSLDYARRRGHDIVVIDTAGRLGVDEQLMAQAAAIRDAVTPDDILFVVDAMIGQDAVTTAEAFRDGVGFTGVVLTKLDGDARGGAALSVAHVTGRPILFASTGEKLEDFDVFHPERMASRILGLGDVLTLIEQAERAFEADEAAAMAEKLAGGADLTLEDFLEQMMMLRRMGPIGNLLGMLPGMGQIRDQLSQVDDRDLDRVAAIIRSMTPDERHDPKIINGSRRLRIANGSGVSVNEVNQLVDRFFEARKMMKQMSGMMPGMRRRQAKGKGKKGRKGSGKGGGRGPIRGLPGGLPGALSGGGGGLPGGLPDEWSLGDLSRLRPREDG; from the coding sequence GTGTTCGACACCCTCTCCAGCCGACTCGAATCGGTGTTTACCGCCTTGCGCGGCAAGGGCCGGTTGTCCGAAGCAGACATCGACGCGACCGCGCGGGAGATCCGGATCGCCCTGCTCGAGGCCGACGTCGCCCTGCCCGTCGTAAAGAACTTCATCGCGGCGATCAAGGAGCGGGCGGCCGCGGTGGCCGCCAGCCAGGCGCTCAACCCGGCACAGCAGGTCATCAAGATCGTGAACGAGGAGCTTGTCGGGATCCTGGGCGGCCAGACGCATCTCCTTCGGTTCGCGAAGACGCCGCCGAGCGTCGTCATGCTCGCCGGCCTCCAGGGCACCGGGAAGACCACGCTGGCCGGTAAGCTCGGGCGATGGCTGGTCGCCCAGCGGCATTCACCGCTGCTCGTCGCGGCCGATCTTCAGCGACCCAACGCGGTGCAACAGCTTCAGGTGGTCGGCGAGCGGGCCGGCGTCGAGGTCTTCGCCCCCGAGCCGGGCAGCGGGATCGGAGACCCGGTCGCGGTGGCCCGACAGTCGCTCGACTACGCCCGTCGGCGTGGCCACGACATCGTCGTCATCGACACCGCCGGTCGACTCGGGGTCGACGAGCAGCTCATGGCCCAGGCGGCCGCGATCAGGGACGCGGTGACGCCGGACGACATCCTGTTCGTCGTCGACGCCATGATCGGCCAAGACGCCGTGACCACGGCCGAGGCGTTTCGAGACGGCGTTGGCTTCACTGGCGTCGTTTTGACCAAGCTGGACGGTGACGCTCGCGGCGGCGCGGCCCTGTCCGTCGCACACGTCACCGGGCGGCCCATCCTGTTCGCCTCCACGGGCGAGAAGCTCGAAGACTTCGACGTGTTCCATCCCGAGCGGATGGCCTCGCGGATCCTCGGACTCGGGGACGTCCTCACCCTGATCGAACAGGCCGAGCGGGCGTTCGAGGCGGACGAGGCCGCGGCGATGGCGGAGAAGCTGGCCGGCGGCGCGGACCTCACGCTGGAAGACTTCCTCGAGCAGATGATGATGCTGCGCCGCATGGGCCCGATCGGGAACCTGCTCGGGATGCTGCCCGGGATGGGGCAGATCCGCGACCAACTTTCCCAGGTCGACGATCGGGACCTCGACCGGGTGGCGGCCATCATCCGCTCGATGACCCCCGATGAGCGGCACGACCCGAAGATCATCAACGGTTCGCGTCGGCTGCGGATCGCGAATGGCTCAGGCGTCAGCGTGAACGAGGTCAACCAGCTGGTCGACCGTTTCTTCGAGGCCCGCAAAATGATGAAACAGATGTCCGGGATGATGCCGGGAATGCGCCGGCGGCAGGCCAAGGGCAAGGGGAAAAAGGGCCGCAAGGGCAG